The Rattus rattus isolate New Zealand chromosome 1, Rrattus_CSIRO_v1, whole genome shotgun sequence genome includes a region encoding these proteins:
- the Krt79 gene encoding keratin, type II cytoskeletal 79, whose amino-acid sequence MRSSLSRQTFSTKGGFSSNSASGGGGSRMRTSYSSVTMSRSSGGSGGGVRSGSSSGGFGSRSLYNLGGKNISISVAGGASSGRALGGFSGAYVGLGAGRQTFGPVCPPGGIQEVTVNQSLLTPLNVEIDPEIQRVRTQEREQIKTLNNKFASFIDKVRFLEQQNKVLETKWALLQEQSQNTGVARSLEPFFEGYLNTLRRQLDTKQSERGRLDTELRNVQDNLEDFKNKYEDEINKRTALENEFVLIKKDVDAAYMGRMDLQSKVESLIQEIDFLQQLHEMELSQVQTSVSDTNVILSMDNNRNLDLDSIIAEVKAQYELIAQKSRAEAESWYQTKYEELQVTAGKHGDSLRDTKNEISELTRTIQRLQGEVDAVKKQCQQLQTAIAESEQNGEMALKDAKKKLGDLDTALHQAKEDLARMLREYQDLVSVKLALDMEIATYRKLLESEESRMSGDCPSAISISVTGHSTSVCSGGAAGFSLGGAGGASKGGYGTSAIHGFAKGGQVSGGTSILRKTTTVKTSSRRY is encoded by the exons ATGCGGTCCTCCTTGTCCAGGCAGACGTTCTCCACTAAAGGAGGCTTCAGCTCTAACTCAGCCAGCGGAGGTGGCGGGAGTCGGATGCGAACCAGCTACAGCTCAGTGACTATGTCCAGGAGCAGCGGCGGCAGTGGCGGTGGCGTCCGCTCCGGGTCCAGCTCCGGGGGCTTTGGCAGCCGGAGCCTCtacaacttgggaggaaagaatATCTCCATCAGTGTGGCTGGTGGGGCCTCCTCTGGCCGGGCGCTAGGAGGCTTTAGCGGGGCCTACGTTGGCCTAGGGGCTGGCAGGCAGACATTTGGACCAGTCTGTCCTCCTGGGGGAATCCAGGAAGTCACTGTTAACCAGAGCCTGCTGACACCCCTCAATGTGGAGATTGACCCTGAGATCCAGCGGGTGCGCACTCAGGAGCGCGAGCAGATCAAGACCCTCAACAACAAGTTTGCCTCCTTTATTGATAAG GTACGCTTCCTGGAACAGCAGAACAAGGTGCTGGAGACGAAGTGGGCGCTGCTGCAGGAGCAGAGCCAGAACACAGGGGTCGCCAGGAGCCTGGAGCCTTTCTTTGAGGGTTACTTGAACACCCTGAGGAGGCAGCTGGATACCAAACAGAGCGAGCGGGGGCGGCTGGACACGGAGCTGAGGAACGTGCAGGATAatctggaggacttcaagaacaA GTATGAGGATGAGATCAACAAACGCACTGCCTTGGAGAATGAATTTGTGTTGATTAAGAAG GATGTAGATGCTGCATACATGGGCAGAATGGATCTGCAAAGCAAAGTGGAGAGCCTGATCCAAGAGATCGACTTCCTGCAACAGCTCCATGAGATG GAGCTGAGCCAAGTGCAGACCAGTGTGTCTGACACCAATGTGATCCTCTCCATGGACAACAACCGCAACCTGGATCTGGACAGCATCATCGCCGAGGTCAAGGCCCAGTACGAGCTGATCGCCCAGAAGAGCCGGGCGGAGGCTGAGTCCTGGTACCAGACCAAA TATGAAGAACTGCAGGTGACAGCTGGGAAGCATGGGGACAGCCTCCGAGACACTAAAAATGAGATTTCAGAACTCACTCGCACCATTCAGCGGCTGCAGGGAGAGGTGGACGCAGTCAAGAAGCAG TGCCAGCAGCTGCAGACAGCCATCGCAGAATCGGAGCAAAATGGGGAGATGGCGCTCAAGGATGCTAAGAAGAAGCTTGGAGATCTAGACACGGCCCTGCACCAGGCCAAGGAGGACCTGGCCCGGATGCTGCGCGAGTACCAGGATCTTGTGAGCGTTAAGCTGGCCCTGGACATGGAGATCGCCACCTACCGCAAGCTGTTGGAGAGCGAGGAGAGCAG GATGTCTGGAGATTGTCCTAGTGCAATCAGCATCT CGGTGACCGGCCACTCTACCTCGGTGTGCTCAGGCGGCGCAGCTGGCTTCTCTTTGGGCGGGGCTGGCGGGGCCAGCAAGGGAGGCTACGGTACCAGTGCGATTCATGGCTTTGCTAAGGGCGGTCAGGTCTCTGGGGGAACCTCCATCTTGCGGAAGACCACCACGGTCAAGACCTCTAGCCGGCGATACTAG
- the Krt4 gene encoding keratin, type II cytoskeletal 4 isoform X2 — translation MIARQSSVRGVSRGFSSGSAVTGGVKRVAFSSASMSGGAGRCSSGGFGSRSLYNLGGHKSISMSVAGSCQGGGYGGAGGFGVGGYGAGFGAGGFGGGFGGSFNGRGGPGFPVCPAGGIQEVTINQSLLTPLQVEIDPEIQKIRTAEREQIKTLNNKFASFIDKVRFLEQQNKVLETKWNLLQQQTTTTSPRNLDPFFETYINALRKNLDSLSNDKGRLQSELKLMQDSVEDFKTKYEEEINKRTAAENDFVVLKKDVDAAYMIKVELEAKMESLKDEINFMRVLYEAELSQMQTHVSDTSVVLSMDNNRNLDLDGIIAEVRAQYEEIARKSKAEVESWYQIKVQQLQMSADQHGDSLKNTKNEISELNRMIQRIRSEIENIKKQSQTLQASVADAEQRGELALKDAYTKRTDLETALQKAKEDLARLMRDYQELMNVKLALDVEIATYRKLLEGEECRMSGECKSAVSISVVGGSASIGGSGGIGLGLGSGFGSGSCSGSGFGFGGGIYGSSGTKITSSATITKRSPR, via the exons ATGATCGCCAGACAGTCAAGCGTCCGCGGAGTCTCCCGGGGCTTTAGCAGTGGCTCAGCTGTTACCGGTGGAGTCAAGCGGGTGGCCTTCAGCTCAGCCTCCATGTCTGGGGGTGCCGGGCGCTGCTCCTCTGGGGGTTTCGGCAGCAGGAGTCTTTACAACCTCGGGGGTCACAAGAGTATCTCCATGAGCGTggctgggtcctgccaaggcggTGGCTACGGCGGTGCCGGAGGCTTCGGTGTTGGAGGATACGGTGCTGGGTTTGGTGCCGGTGGTTTTGGCGGTGGCTTTGGAGGCTCCTTCAACGGTCGAGGCGGTCCTGGTTTCCCCGTCTGTCCTGCTGGAGGTATTCAGGAAGTCACCATCAACCAGAGCCTGCTGACACCTCTTCAGGTGGAAATTGACCCAGAGATCCAGAAAATCCGCACAGCAGAGCGCGAGCAGATCAAGACCCTCAACAACAAATTTGCTTCCTTCATCGACAAG GTGAGGTTTTTAGAGCAACAGAACAAGGTCCTGGAGACCAAATGGAACCTCCTCCAGCAGCAGACGACCACCACATCCCCCAGAAACCTGGATCCTTTCTTTGAGACGTACATCAACGCCTTGAGGAAGAACCTCGACTCTTTGAGCAATGACAAAGGTCGCCTACAGTCAGAGCTGAAGCTCATGCAGGACAGTGTGGAGGACTTCAAGACCAA gtatGAGGAAGAGATCAACAAACGCACAGCTGCAGAGAACGACTTTGTGGTCCTCAAGAAA GATGTGGATGCTGCTTACATGATCAAGGTGGAGTTAGAGGCCAAGATGGAAAGCCTTAAGGATGAGATCAACTTCATGAGAGTCCTCTATGAAGCG GAGCTGTCCCAGATGCAGACACACGTCTCAGACACATCTGTGGTGCTGTCCATGGATAATAACCGGAACCTGGACCTGGACGGCATCATCGCTGAGGTCCGAGCCCAGTATGAGGAGATTGCTCGGAAGAGCAAGGCTGAGGTTGAGTCCTGGTACCAGATCAAG GTCCAGCAGCTCCAGATGTCAGCTGACCAGCACGGAGATAGCCTGAAGAACACCAAGAATGAGATCTCAGAACTCAACAGGATGATCCAGAGGATACGGTCCGAGATTGAGAACATCAAGAAGCAG TCCCAGACTCTGCAGGCCTCTGTGGCTGATGCAGAGCAACGTGGAGAGCTGGCCCTCAAAGATGCCTACACCAAACGCACAGACCTGGAGACTGCACTGCAGAAGGCCAAGGAGGACCTGGCCCGGCTGATGAGGGACTACCAGGAGCTCATGAACGTCAAGCTGGCCCTAGATGTGGAGATCGCCACCTACCGCAAGCTACTGGAGGGCGAGGAGTGCAG gatgtCTGGAGAATGCAAGAGTGCTGTAAGCATCT ccgTAGTTGGTGGCAGTGCCAGCATTGGTGGCAGCGGTGGCATCGGTCTTGGCCTGGGTAGCGGTTTTGGCTCTGGTTCCTGTTCTGGAAGTGGCTTCGGATTTGGTGGCGGTATTTATGGCAGCTCTGGTACCAAGATCACCTCTTCCGCCACCATCACCAAGAGATCCCCACGATAG
- the Krt4 gene encoding keratin, type II cytoskeletal 4 isoform X1, with translation MIARQSSVRGVSRGFSSGSAVTGGVKRVAFSSASMSGGAGRCSSGGFGSRSLYNLGGHKSISMSVAGSCQGGGYGGAGGFGVGGYGAGFGAGGFGGGFGGSFNGRGGPGFPVCPAGGIQEVTINQSLLTPLQVEIDPEIQKIRTAEREQIKTLNNKFASFIDKVRFLEQQNKVLETKWNLLQQQTTTTSPRNLDPFFETYINALRKNLDSLSNDKGRLQSELKLMQDSVEDFKTKYEEEINKRTAAENDFVVLKKDVDAAYMIKVELEAKMESLKDEINFMRVLYEAELSQMQTHVSDTSVVLSMDNNRNLDLDGIIAEVRAQYEEIARKSKAEVESWYQIKVQQLQMSADQHGDSLKNTKNEISELNRMIQRIRSEIENIKKQTLQASVADAEQRGELALKDAYTKRTDLETALQKAKEDLARLMRDYQELMNVKLALDVEIATYRKLLEGEECRMSGECKSAVSISVVGGSASIGGSGGIGLGLGSGFGSGSCSGSGFGFGGGIYGSSGTKITSSATITKRSPR, from the exons ATGATCGCCAGACAGTCAAGCGTCCGCGGAGTCTCCCGGGGCTTTAGCAGTGGCTCAGCTGTTACCGGTGGAGTCAAGCGGGTGGCCTTCAGCTCAGCCTCCATGTCTGGGGGTGCCGGGCGCTGCTCCTCTGGGGGTTTCGGCAGCAGGAGTCTTTACAACCTCGGGGGTCACAAGAGTATCTCCATGAGCGTggctgggtcctgccaaggcggTGGCTACGGCGGTGCCGGAGGCTTCGGTGTTGGAGGATACGGTGCTGGGTTTGGTGCCGGTGGTTTTGGCGGTGGCTTTGGAGGCTCCTTCAACGGTCGAGGCGGTCCTGGTTTCCCCGTCTGTCCTGCTGGAGGTATTCAGGAAGTCACCATCAACCAGAGCCTGCTGACACCTCTTCAGGTGGAAATTGACCCAGAGATCCAGAAAATCCGCACAGCAGAGCGCGAGCAGATCAAGACCCTCAACAACAAATTTGCTTCCTTCATCGACAAG GTGAGGTTTTTAGAGCAACAGAACAAGGTCCTGGAGACCAAATGGAACCTCCTCCAGCAGCAGACGACCACCACATCCCCCAGAAACCTGGATCCTTTCTTTGAGACGTACATCAACGCCTTGAGGAAGAACCTCGACTCTTTGAGCAATGACAAAGGTCGCCTACAGTCAGAGCTGAAGCTCATGCAGGACAGTGTGGAGGACTTCAAGACCAA gtatGAGGAAGAGATCAACAAACGCACAGCTGCAGAGAACGACTTTGTGGTCCTCAAGAAA GATGTGGATGCTGCTTACATGATCAAGGTGGAGTTAGAGGCCAAGATGGAAAGCCTTAAGGATGAGATCAACTTCATGAGAGTCCTCTATGAAGCG GAGCTGTCCCAGATGCAGACACACGTCTCAGACACATCTGTGGTGCTGTCCATGGATAATAACCGGAACCTGGACCTGGACGGCATCATCGCTGAGGTCCGAGCCCAGTATGAGGAGATTGCTCGGAAGAGCAAGGCTGAGGTTGAGTCCTGGTACCAGATCAAG GTCCAGCAGCTCCAGATGTCAGCTGACCAGCACGGAGATAGCCTGAAGAACACCAAGAATGAGATCTCAGAACTCAACAGGATGATCCAGAGGATACGGTCCGAGATTGAGAACATCAAGAAGCAG ACTCTGCAGGCCTCTGTGGCTGATGCAGAGCAACGTGGAGAGCTGGCCCTCAAAGATGCCTACACCAAACGCACAGACCTGGAGACTGCACTGCAGAAGGCCAAGGAGGACCTGGCCCGGCTGATGAGGGACTACCAGGAGCTCATGAACGTCAAGCTGGCCCTAGATGTGGAGATCGCCACCTACCGCAAGCTACTGGAGGGCGAGGAGTGCAG gatgtCTGGAGAATGCAAGAGTGCTGTAAGCATCT ccgTAGTTGGTGGCAGTGCCAGCATTGGTGGCAGCGGTGGCATCGGTCTTGGCCTGGGTAGCGGTTTTGGCTCTGGTTCCTGTTCTGGAAGTGGCTTCGGATTTGGTGGCGGTATTTATGGCAGCTCTGGTACCAAGATCACCTCTTCCGCCACCATCACCAAGAGATCCCCACGATAG